tataagTTAAACATAATTAAACTTTTGCAAAGAGATTCTTATAGATTCAACAAAGTgtaattcttaaaaagaaaagaaaaaaaagggcagTTGAATGATGCTTTGCAATATTGAATCTATAATCCCTATTCCTGAGGAGTGAGGAGGtgaatcaattaaaaatattgtgtgcTAAACtgccttttgttttaaaatattatcctctatttcataattaaaattcattgttttaaaattataattaaagtatattttaaaaaatatttagtatgaactttgcttattattattatttttttctctttttaacgGGTTATGAAGGGATTTGCCATTGCAAGTGTTTTGATaccttaaaaaattttgtatttttattctaaatttataaattatttctaATTAACCATGGTCAAACTTcaagatttttataaaaatttaaaatacttcatttctaatataaataaaattgggtAGTATTAATTTATTCAAAGAAGGAGAGTGATTTTTCAATTCAAGGTTCGGTTAGAGTGTCCTTCATCATACCTCCACGGCAGTGTGATTCttacaaagcaaaagaaaaaaagaaaaaaaaaaaaaaagcagcagaATAGTGCTCAGCAGTGTCGAATCTATAATCCCTGAGGAGTGAGGAAGTGAGTCGTTGTTGGTCTCTGAGCAAGACAGCAGCACGCACACgggggtggtggtggttgtggttgtgggtgCCAAAAAGAATCAGAATGCTTACAACAGTAGCCAAATCCAGCAGCAACAGGAGGAGTAAGAATTCTCCAATTCTCATCCTAATCCACTACTATCactactcttcttcttcttcttcttcttttatttcttcatcatcaaccaatagcaacaacaacaacaacaagatcCCATTCCTGCCTTCTCCTTGGGCAGCCCCAGcacccacccccacccccacccccacccccaaccATGATTCGGATCTCCTAGTCTCCTCGTTCAAGGAATGGTTCAATCGCCGCAACAACTCTCTCCTTGACCAAATCTTCCTCATCTTAAACACCCAACAACTCCACAATGACAGCGACGACCTATCCTCTCGTCGCTCCGCCGACCTCGCTCTCTCCCAGCTCAACCTCCGCCTCTCCGAATCCTTCGTCTTAGATGTTCTTAACTACTGCAGAGGCAGAGGCAGAGGCAAAGGCAATGACGTACTCTCCTCCCTCAAATTCTTCGACTGGGCCGGCCGCCAACCCGGTTTCCACCACACTCGGGCCACCTTCCACGCCATCTTCAAGATCCTCTCCAAAGCCCAACTCATGTCTCTCTTGTTAGACTTTCTAGATGACTACATGAAGCAGCGCTACTTGCATAAGGTTCGTTTCTATGACACTCTCGTTATGGGATACGCTGTTGCTGGTAAACCTCAAGTTGCACTCCAAATGTTTGGTAGAATGCGCTTTCAAGGTCTTGACTTGGATCCCTTTGCTTATCATGTCTTATTGAATTCTTTGGTCGAGGAGAGCTGTTTTGATGCCTTTCACGTCATTTTAAACCAGATTCGATTGCGGGGTTTTCAGACTGACTTTACAAATACCATTGTTGTTAGGAGTTTTTGTAAGCAGCAGTTGTTCCATGACGCTGAGCTCTACTTGCGAGGCTTGTTGACCCAAGGGAGGGAATTGCACGGCCATGTTGTCTCTGTGCTTGTTGATGCTCTTTGTAAGACTAACCAATTCCAGAAAGCTGGGAAGTTGGTGCAGGAGTTTCGGGACTCTGGCTTGGTGCCAATGGAGGATGCCTATGGGGTTTGGATTAGGGATCTTGTTCAGGCTGGCCAGTTAGATGGGGCTCTGGATTTCTTGCGCACTAAGAAGTCGTTGGAAGGGTATGTTCCCGATGTGTTTCGATACAATGTTTTGATATGTAGTCTTTTGAGGGAGAATCGACTTGAGGAGTTGTGTGATTTGTTAATGGAGATGAAGGAGGGTCAGATATCCCCTGATATGGTCACCATGAATGCTGCATTGTGCTTTTTTTGTAAAGCCGGGATGGTGGATGTTGCGCTTGAGTTGTACAATTTGAGGTCTGAATTCGGGCTCTCTCCTAATAGCATGGCTTATAACTATTTAATCAATACTCTCTGTGGTGATGGAAGCGTCGATGAGGCTTATCGTGTGTTGAAGAATTCTATTGAACAAGGTTATTTCCCCCGTGGAAGAACGTTTTCTATACTTGCAGATGCTTTGTGCAGAGAGGGAAAGCTTGATAAGATGAAGGAGTTGGTCATTGTTGCCTTGGAGAGGAATTTTATGCCAACTACTTTCTCGTATGACAAGTTTATATCTGCTCTGTGTAGGGCTAGGAGGGTAGAGGATGGTTATTTGATACATGGAGAACTTGACAGAATTAATAAAGTTACTAAAAAAGCTACTTACTTTAACTTGATACATGGTTTTAACAAGTCGAACAGGGGAGATATTGCAGCCAGACTTCTTATTGAGATGCAAGAAAAGGGTCACACCCCAACTCGTGCCTTGTTCAGAGCTGTTATTTGTTGTTTATGTGATATGGAATACCCAGAAAAccaatttttcaaattgttgGAGATGCAGTTATCTCGTCATGAACCCAATTTTCAGATTTACAACTTCTTCATTGATGGAGCTGGGCATGCCAAAAAACCTGACCTGGCTAGAGAAGTATTTGAGATGATGCGGAGAAGTGGGATTGAGCCTACTCTGAGTTCTGACATTCTTATGTTGCAGAGTTATTTAAAGAGCGAAAGAATTTCCGATGCTTTGAATTTCTTTAGTGATATACGccagagaagaaaaattaagagTAAACTATATAATACCATTATTGTTGGTCTCTGCAAAGTCAACAAGGTTGATATTGCATTGGAGTTTTTGAGAGAAAGCAGGAATAATGGAGTGGTTCCAGGTACTGATTGTTACGAGGTTCTAATACAGATGCTGTGCTCAAACAAAAGATATGATATGGTGATAAATCTTATTAATGACTTGGAGAAAACAGGGCGTCATGTAACATCCTTTATCGGTAACATGCTCTTGCTGCATTCTTTGAAGACTCAAGAGCTATATGACACTTGGGTTAATTTGAAAGAGGTGCAGAATGATAAATCTTCTGATAGTTCATTGCTTGGCCTGCTCATTGGTGCATTTTCTGGTCGTGTTAGAGTGACTCAACATGTCAAGGACTTGGAAGAAGTAATTGAAAAGTGCTTCCCACTTGACGTCTATACATATAATATGTTGTTGAGAAGACTCAGCATGAGTGAGATGGATCTTGCTTGTGAGTTGTTCAATCGGATGTGTCAAAGAGGGTATGAACCTAATCGATGGACTTACGACATCCTAATACATGGATTTTTTAAACATGGGAGGAAAGCTGAGGCAAGGAGATGGGCAGAAGAGATGTTCCAGAAAGGGTTTGATCTGACCGAGCGTACCCAACTACTTATCTAATGGAATCAGTGGTCTAGTTTCCCACAGCTACTTGATTTAAACATCAACAAAGTTTATACAATTTTGGTGAGAACTAAAACATTTCATGCCTTATTTTGATGCAATGGTATATTAGTTTTAAATATATGTGCATTTGTTTCATCAGCTATTATTGCAGTGAAAGAATAGgatgtattttttgtttttatttttcatatggAGGCACTGGGTAAAGATATATGCTTTATACCATTACCTTTCATTACATTAATTGGACTAGGAAGTTCTCTATGTGATGCAGTATGCTTTGATCAGTAGAGATTACCCAAAATTTGTGGGGTTTGGTGTTTGGTTTGTTAACAGCCTGTTCTGGGGATTTACAAAATTGGAATGTCTCAGTTAAGTAGGCTAAATAGTTGTGGTAGGCTCAATTTTGCAGATGTTGTTCTATCTAGGATTCCTAATTATGAAGATTAcgactccaggtgaagtttttAATGTTTCATAATTTGGGAGGGACATGTGAGATGATTCGTTGGTGGTAACGCAGTTGAGAAGATTTTGGATTCAGAAATCTACCTTTCTTAAGTGCGAGTTTATGTTATTCTGTTTTATTTCAAGGTTTTATTATATGTAGCTGAATATACATTTGGTAGTCAAACAAATTCATTgagaaattgaataaattattGGTTTCAGTTGTTTTCAAGTATTGAAATTTAGCTTGCTGCTGGATGAATTCCAGTCAGTTTGTCAGAGGCAGAATAGTGCAGAAAACCAAGCTACAGTGCACTGGCAACCACCACAGGGGGATTTTTAAGGCTGAATGTTGATTGGTGCAATTTTTCAGAAGTTGGGATCTGTGGGAGTGGCTACCAATGGCAGTGCTATGCGAAAAAATTAGACGAGTTAAAGATCGTCTTGAAGCTGAACTGGTAGCTGTTTTGCAGGGCTTGCAATTTGCTCATGAAGTTGGGTTTCGAAGGCCTATTCTAGAAGGTGGTTCAGCTACAGCCATCTAGTCCATGATCCATATGGATATGGGTCAAGCGTTGTTAGGAAACATCATTGAGGTGGCAATATCATTACCGAACAGCTTTGAGCACTTTGAAGTTTCTGTTGTACGAAGAGAAGCTAACATAGTAGCTCATAGAGTGGCTAGGCATGCCCAATATGTGACGGATTTGATAGTGGGGATGGAAGAAGCTTCATTTTTTGTCCAACAACAACTTATCCTTGATGTAACTGTTAAATACTATTTGcaataaaatatatgttttcCCTTCGTAAAAAGAAATAGGAAAGGTAAGTTATTTATTCATTATCTTGAATTACCATGTTCATTTGGTATATGATATAATGgaaatcattgtttcttaatttttgcttaaaaaagCACAGCAATCAATCACTCCAGTAATTGTAATTGATTGCCATCATGTGGCTAAGATCAACGATGGTGATAATAatggtgatgatgaagaaaGGAATCATCTTATTGTAGTGTCTCTTAATATATTTGCCTCTGTtgcattaataataataaaaagtatccTGTACATTGCACAGGGTATACGCTAGTTTTAGTAGTACCTGACCCTTGAGTTCTTCCCATAGGAGGGTGAGAAAATTGATGTAGGTCCTGCCAATTGGCAGAAAGCTTGTTTTGTGCCAACAAAGTCAGGTGCCCTTGTGATTGGATTTAGAAAATGGTTAAACGAGTGTTGTGATGGTCAAGTTGATTGGAGAGGCAAGTTGATTTGAGAATGTTTTACAAGAGCACGGTAGATCTTTAAACATGTTTCTTGTTGCAACAATGAAACTGTGATCCTTCAATCTGCAAGATTTCATGTGCATACTTACATCAACAACTAACACACTTAAACCTTTCATAATAATACCTttaaacttcttttctttttctgtatGTGGAAGCCAAGGACACTGGAAATTATGGTGTAGTTTGAGACCTTTTAGAAGACTTTGAAAGTTTGTAATCTGAACAATAGATGCATATTCCTCCTTTTATGTGGTAGTACTTAGAACTAGTTGTCTCAGTTATGAGAGTTGGTTCATAGAAACTATTTTTCACAATCTTTTCCAGGTACTGGTCCCGTGTGATAAATTGCTTAAGTAGCAGTTTTGCATACGAAGGTCATAATGCACTTGAAGTTGTCCTCCAAGTTGTCTATTGTTTAAATGAGATGAAATATGGACTAGAATCTTGACGAACTTCTAAAAAAGTCTCATCGCCACCACCAAAATGCTAACCAAAGTAGCCTTTATACTaatcaaagaaaatttggaaaactaAAGCAGACCACTTTAAGTGACAAGTTTAAGAACAATTGATTAAACGGTAGTAACAGCTTGAGCTATTAAGCAGTACTAATATCATGAGCTCAAAGGCCAACTAGTTCACAGTTCAGTTCACTTggttcaaaacccttccatggTGACTCCAATGGAGATTGGATTGTGAAGCTAAGCTCTCTTCAAAAACAGCTACTTCTCTTGTTCAAGATGACAAAGAAGCTTCATATGTCATATGTATtctttgattgaatttttttatgtgaactATTGGACAGAGCAGTTCCAAAATAAAAAGCTCCAATTCATATTCAATCTTTAAGAGATTCTCTACGAATTCCATTgaggaaaatataaattttggtgTCCTGGATTCAACAATCTGGTCTAAGTTACTTAAATTGACTCGTATCTTTATCACCGAATTAATTTAGTGATTTAATGATTCTGATTTCTGAATCTGCTTTGTAAATTGGGAGATATTGACCATAATCAGGACACATGTAtggtaaaatataaattaaactaACTGTTTCTGTATTAAAAGGAGTAGCTGGTACAGGTAATTCCTTGGAAATAATGTATGATTAAGAGACCactaagattaaaaaagaaatgaacctaaaaaaagattaataataAATGCGCGCACACGCACACAAAACCATTGCCATGGACAACCGTGAAATCTAAACTACAAATCCTAACTGCTGCTTTTATCAGTATCCTTTGAGTTGTCCTCATTCTCTTTTGATTTCTTCATCATCACAGTCAGactaaaatttagttttttcttttccacttTCTTCGTGTTACTTCTTTCTTTGCCTTTCTTCCCTAACAGTTTCCAGAGCTTGAATCAGGCTTCCCAAGTATCATCATCACCTTCCTCAGTCTTGGGCATCAAATATACAGCAACATTTGCAGGAGTCATGTTCACCACTTCCAACAAGTGGCTGATTTTTTCAAATAGTGTCATCAAATTTTCAGTAACAGCTGTCTTGTTTTCCATATATGATAGATACGTCAGTCAGCTCATTGGAGCTGTGTCCAGTATCTGGTTACTAATACTACTCACTGGCTTGGAGTGTGGCACAGCTTGGGTGGATTGCAGGTCCTTTTGCcatgttcttttctttaatcACTCATATTTCCATATTATTTCTTTGAAATTGCTATTGATCTCCTGATCCTGAATATGGACCTGGCAGAAATCACTCCTCCCTTGGTGCTGTCCACATGAGTTCAGGTAAGATAAAAAGTTGGCTCCTTTTTAAACCCCAttgtttaatttgataatagtaCCCAAGACAGgaattctctcttctttttttcatgatGAATGAAAAGGTCATTTGATTACTCATAAGGTAAGCTTTAACTTCTAGTGCAGTAGATGTTACGGGCATCATTGGAGGAATCTCAACTTTGAGTGCGGCTGATAAAGAATGCTTGGTGTCTCAAGCTCTTGGAGATGTTGCATTTTCCTATTCATTCTTTTGATACCTTAAGGTCTCATATAGGTGAAATCTGTTTTGAAACACCATTTCATATATGCATTAAAAGAGTAAAGAGGATGGTATAAATTTTGAAACAGCATTACTTATATGTACTTAAAAGAGTATAGAGGCTACTACAAATTATGTATTTTGCAAAATATGTAGGATACTTTGAAGTAACCTCCTCCAGAAAGCCAGACCATGAAGAAGGCCTCGACAATAGCAATTATAGTTACAAACCTCTTCTACCTCTGCTGTGGAGGCTTTAAATATGCAGCCTTTGGGAATGTTACACCAGGGAACCCCTTGACAGGGTTTGGATTCTATGAACCATATTGGCTCAATGGCTTTGCTAATGCTTGCACCGTGCCTCATCTAGTTGGAGGATATCATATAAATCTTTATTATGCTACATTTCTCACATTTAAACCTTCTCATTCTTGTTACCTCTACATTTACCATTACAAGCAATAGGCCTTTGTTATGTTTCTATCAGTGGCCAATACTATAGTTGTTGTTATTCTATAAATATGAATTACAACTAATAGGCCTTTTGTTTCTCCTAGTGCGAATTGGGACTTTATTTGTGCTTTGATGCTTCTTGTGAATCAAATAAAGCTATTAATTATGGGGGTTATTAGACACATTTCTTTATCGGATATCCTTCCAACCTTAGAGTCTAAAAATCCGAACttttttaattatgtaatttgatattctttttttatacaagatagaattctactctagcctcatgtaagtgtatatgtgtatgaaacttcctcttggagacttgaacccccacccttgccctccacaccccacaagtacttatacttgtggagtgaccatcgcgcCAAAGGTGCGCTATGATTGTAATTTGATATGCTAAAACCATTTGTAACTGCCCATTGTACTGAGttgaattaatttgaaattagcCAGGATTGGTTCTTTCTTTACAGCTACGTATGCATATTGGTTTTTGTCAGGTTAGCAACTTTGGTCATAATCATCTAGGGATGATGGTTTAGGAACCTAGGCTTGTTTTGTATTAGTAGACCATACATAACTGCTGGTGGTTATGTtttgtgaaagaaaattttggattgttgttgttgttggattgatttttctttcttaacCGCTACCTCACTTTGATTGCCACATTTAGAACTTATCATTGGATCTTTTTGCAGTTAGACCatttataaataattgtttAAGCAAATTCATGATTATCTTTCAGCTTTTTTAACATGAAAGTTTCTTCTTGTAGCTgagaatcaatttttttcttagttcGATACATTGAATTATAGAGATTATGTAGCATGAGCTCTAAACTGATGTCCTAGTGATTATTTGGTTTTTCAGCCGATGTCTTTTGTAATTCTTCATTTCAACTCCTAATGACCATCATTTtgctttattttccttttctcaaGGCTTCCCCCATACCCACATTATATTTTTGTGATTCATGAAAGATACCAATATGTCAGTGAAGACTAGCATGTAAGCATTTGACACTTGCTGAATGCTGGTATATATGATACACACATACCTGCGTTCCTGTTTGTGTAAATTATTGGTTTCAATGGTTACTAGTTACTAGGAATAAACAAGTAATtacaacttattaaaaaaaaaacccggaaagaaccaaaaaaggagaaaagaaaagcaatatTAACAAGATCTGAGTGAGAGCCCCGGTATTCTCAATCCTCCATGACGGCTTGACTGGTTGAAGCCTTACctaaaattggtttttttttcttttttctttttttttttgagaatcctaCCTAAAATTGGTTGAAGAGTCTTTAAAATCAAGTCGAggattataatatgaacaatgGAAGCATTCTTTGTGGTGTCCTATGTTTGTGGTTTGAATCTCATCTCTTCTTTGCTCCGCCatctatttataaaaataaaataaaaatcactctCATAGGTagcaaattttcttttttgagaaataagaCCATCATATCATTAAATCAACATAAACTTTTTTCAAACAGTACAAGACTAATAGCATCACTATAGATGTCTTCTAACCAAATTTGAGGAGTACGAGAGAACTTTGCCAGTTTGGCCAATTTATCTTGCACACAGTTTTCGATCCGTTTCACATGCGAGAACAAAAAAGATCTATGGTTTGAAGCTAAGAAGTAAGAATCATCAATAATGCGTCCAAAGGGACCAattgataaaacttttttacGGTGGATGACGGTCTCAAAATCTTAAATCTCCCTCAAAAACTACTACCTAGAGCCCAATCTCTAGAGCAAATGAAATCACTCATCTACTTGCTCCCAAGTTaatttgtgattaaaaaatgcaGTAACCCCTATTACGATGAACTAGTCGTAGACCCATgtaatgcatgaaaatatacAATTATTAATGTGGTATAacgtataatttattttataaacgtagatattatttctaaaattatttttcatctctccatctctacaaaaatatcattctattattttgagttttttttttttttttgaaaaacttatgtgcatttgattgatattattcctttttttttttttgagataaaagataaaaatactattctttttttcaagtGATCTAATTATTCAAACTTTTGTATAGCAAGTTATGATTTCTTTtctacaactaaaatttttaagttccaaaattaactatttgaatttctcattctcttaagaaGATTATCATAATAACCAAATTTCATcacaaatttataattgatattactcaaataatttatagaGACATTCAAATACTTAATCATCTCActtttaaaatatctaaaaattagctcaaaccaaaactataagAGGGATAGAGATTACATGTGATAGATAATTCAAAAAACATACCCCCAAAGTGTATCATCTTAaagtaaagacaaaaaaaaatatcaacctAAAATCACTATCTCAATAACCGGCCGATTTGACTGGTTCAACCGGGAACCGGAAGCCAGTTCGGTCCGGTAAAAACCCCCCCCAAAACTGAGAAAAACCAGTCAAAAAGCGGAActagaaatttataaaaaaaaaaaaaactattcaatGTCCGGTTCGGTTTTAAAAATCATGCCTAAAatagagttgcaagaaagaattaatgagagagagagagaacaatcaCCTTTTTTGGAAGGGAATGTGAGACAAATAACAAcattatataaaagaagatgagtagaagaatatttaaaagaaaatgtattgttataaacaccaaattatccaagtcatgctATGTGATAGAATAACATTAAATCATTCTATAATTTCAGTGGATAGCAtgtaacaaataaagaaaataaaattaaaaaggtaaaaaattaaaatataactaAGTCATAACAACCTATAGTAGtgttaaacataaaaattcatcaatctaaagaattaaacatatataccaaaagaaagaatatatatatatatagacacacatgtatgtatgtatgtatgcaagGACACGTTTTGCACCTAAGCCCACAAATGGGAAGCggataggcccaaagagcccaatacaatgaatttctaGAGAGTGGACTAAAAATGTAGgttttaatgagttttgttaGCAATAACGTTCGGCTAAATCACAATAGGAGGAAGCTGGAACAATTTGAATAGTGATAAACTGTCCTCGGTCTTAAGCCAAGGAGGTTGGTTCTTATATATCACTCTCTTAAGGACAAATTACAAATGTTGTTCTTgagtctataatatttttttttctctccctccttTTTCTCGATCCCTTTTCTCCCGAACCTTCTTCTATCTTATACTTCCTTCTTCCTCTCATTTCCGCTTTCCACATCTTTGTCTAGACTACTCatgctgatacttgtcccatcagcaacttcctgaagtctttaggtaataactgtaaggctgaaaatcactgttcagatatcacttcctcattaatgcgacTAGAGATTTAGatacagaacattcaatgcggtggtagcagctttctcttagatatttcataacttTTCCTGCTCTTTATGCCCccatgaaacatatcttcatcaaCAAGACCTCCTAGAAGATCATTCTGGATAATATGACATACCATCTGATCCTTACTTCACTTAGCCGAGGAGACACCCCTCCTCGGATTACCTCCCTTAGTTTCTTCTATCACAATTTGCTTGTGGATCTCTAGGTCTGACATCTTCATCGCTATTAATCTGTCCTCGGATAAGTGAACAACCTCAAACaaagcccatggcccaaaaTGCATTTAGAGCCTTTTATGCCTacaatatgtatgtatgtatatatgatAAGGATACTTTTTGATTGATCGACATGGGGTGCTGAACTTACCACATCCGATCGTCAGCCTTCCACCAAAACCAATCCTAAGGGGATGACCAACCCCATGGGTCGTCAGGTTAGGTTTGGTGATGATCCAACCCCCAATCCCGACGACCCATCACCTTAGGGTTTCTTATGGAACTTGCGTGGGCTCCACTTATATGTCCTTACATGGAAATGACTTGCACATCATGACCAAAAATCCTACCGCACAATTAGATCTCCTATATATGGGAAGGTGATCCCTAATATCTTGAGATTCTTCTCTTGATAAGGAAATTCTCCCCGTATCAAGGGATTCAGGTCAGCTctccactactatataaaccacAAACTCTAACCTTCTTGAGGTACGTGAATTCTCCTTATCTCTTACACTCTTGAGTTTTTGAAGATTTTGCAATCATTGACTTAACCTTCTGGGAGTCTTTGGCGGGCACCACATTAGTACTCTCTATTtggttcttctcttttattctttaggTACACCTATTGGCAAGTGCATGGATgatcaacaatatatatatatatatatatatatatatatatatatatatatatatatatatagagagagagagagagagagagagagagagagagagagagagagagtattcacCTTTTTGTGTGAgcaaaatatggattgaatggaagaaaaaaaattatagtaaaaaaaatagggaaaaGAAGAATCAAAATAAATGGAAGTTGAAGGGAATAGGGATAAAAATTGTAAGGTCAAGATATAGAGTAGTGGAGATATAAAGGTAAAAGTAAGTAAATGTTGGAGAAGTTATAATTATAAAGTGGCAAACTAATAAGGAGAAAGATAATTAAAAAGGAGAGTCTTTTTGTGTGAgcaaaatatggattgaatgatagtgaaaataacaaattttatagtaaaaagaaaatgaggagaagaaaagtcaaaataaaagaaaaatgaagagatgGAGAAATTGTAAGGTTAAGGTATACAGTAATGGGgagataaaaaagtaaaagttaataaatgtTGGAGAATGTGTAATTGTAAAGTGACAAattaataaggagaaaaataattaaaaagtagagagaaaatattgaaaataggtCGATGATGAGGTGTTGATGTGACTCAACATGAGAGTAGTAACATTAAACTCTACGTTTCaactttttgttttagatttaatatagatgaaaattattaaccattaaaaataaaaatagaagacaCGTGCGTGCTTAGAGCTTAGTATTGTACATAAAAGGATTTTCCTCTTTGAACTAGACTTTTATGTGATTCAGATATACCCATAAACCTTAAATTTAAGAGGGGAAAGCCTTGAgaacaatctggtaaaaatatatctccaactCCACTTAAAATACCTACAAAATAAGACACTCTCCTACTAAGTcatgtcttcaaaacaaacttatccaaaaaaatttaaaaaaattatgacactagaccaaaaaaataaagaataaaaactcATCACATGTTCAAAGCGCGTATAATAAGGCTAGTATCATCTATAATAGGATTCTcttatttggattgaaattttACGTGGTTCAAAAATATCTTTAGACCCTACGTTTAACCAAGACAACTTGGAGACAAcctggtaaaaatatatctccagCTCCACTTAAAATGCCTAGAAAATAGAACACTTGTGGGGACAAAAGGCCTAAGATACGTTTTTGGGCCATTGGCTTGAGCCGATGACGTTTGCTTGTCTGAAGACAGGTTAATGGTAATAATGATATCAAACTTACATGCTCGAAAGCAAATGTGGCGGGTGAGATGAATGTAGATAATTCAGGAAGACTACCTCATCGGCTGAGTACAGTGAGGATCAAGTGGTACGTCATGTtaactagaatgatattttaaaaGGTCTTggggatgaagatatgtttaaAAGGGGCACAGAGAGCAAGAGGGTTAAAGAAAAGATCTtggagaaagctgctaccaccgcattgaatgttctgtacctaagtctttggccgcatttatgaggaagtgatacttgaacagtaattttcaaccttacagctattacctaGGGACTTCCAAAAGAGGCGAatgagacaagtatcaaggGAAGCAATCTGAATCTAGGGGAAGGGAGAAGGGACTATAAGAGAGAAGGAGGTCTTGTaaaagaaaggagggatttttGTAAAGAATCTTTAAagtaagaagaaatataaacacttggttctcggcttgagtccgagcaTAAACTTCATCTTGTAA
This genomic stretch from Castanea sativa cultivar Marrone di Chiusa Pesio chromosome 1, ASM4071231v1 harbors:
- the LOC142622751 gene encoding pentatricopeptide repeat-containing protein At1g71210, mitochondrial codes for the protein MLTTVAKSSSNRRSKNSPILILIHYYHYSSSSSSSFISSSSTNSNNNNNKIPFLPSPWAAPAPTPTPTPTPNHDSDLLVSSFKEWFNRRNNSLLDQIFLILNTQQLHNDSDDLSSRRSADLALSQLNLRLSESFVLDVLNYCRGRGRGKGNDVLSSLKFFDWAGRQPGFHHTRATFHAIFKILSKAQLMSLLLDFLDDYMKQRYLHKVRFYDTLVMGYAVAGKPQVALQMFGRMRFQGLDLDPFAYHVLLNSLVEESCFDAFHVILNQIRLRGFQTDFTNTIVVRSFCKQQLFHDAELYLRGLLTQGRELHGHVVSVLVDALCKTNQFQKAGKLVQEFRDSGLVPMEDAYGVWIRDLVQAGQLDGALDFLRTKKSLEGYVPDVFRYNVLICSLLRENRLEELCDLLMEMKEGQISPDMVTMNAALCFFCKAGMVDVALELYNLRSEFGLSPNSMAYNYLINTLCGDGSVDEAYRVLKNSIEQGYFPRGRTFSILADALCREGKLDKMKELVIVALERNFMPTTFSYDKFISALCRARRVEDGYLIHGELDRINKVTKKATYFNLIHGFNKSNRGDIAARLLIEMQEKGHTPTRALFRAVICCLCDMEYPENQFFKLLEMQLSRHEPNFQIYNFFIDGAGHAKKPDLAREVFEMMRRSGIEPTLSSDILMLQSYLKSERISDALNFFSDIRQRRKIKSKLYNTIIVGLCKVNKVDIALEFLRESRNNGVVPGTDCYEVLIQMLCSNKRYDMVINLINDLEKTGRHVTSFIGNMLLLHSLKTQELYDTWVNLKEVQNDKSSDSSLLGLLIGAFSGRVRVTQHVKDLEEVIEKCFPLDVYTYNMLLRRLSMSEMDLACELFNRMCQRGYEPNRWTYDILIHGFFKHGRKAEARRWAEEMFQKGFDLTERTQLLI